The Streptococcus mitis genome has a segment encoding these proteins:
- a CDS encoding DEAD/DEAH box helicase family protein translates to MEVIQLLAMFRGTIPKDREKMDLFLRYQAQHFDEKWQDLVESFLAEEGKIEEIPHVYSFDQDIVSFLEASSENHDQDLESYTRNFGQAGLSKLSQLSSWEKNLVLEVATYNLSTRFYIQSEKEKLEPLSELVFHQNQDVNLVNVYRVANNLSDRVSRDIEEFLLMVDSKELKKEVLEIHFEEKEGAVLAYLGSELMATLDTVTDLVHHEENYTQLPLTQKLKIITHFDEVKAIREKSKQVEEVVLPLDNIDQVEENVEVHSLSKVDKIVEEALREYPISSQVSYKGQVFQLVSIENAQLNDLVRLELFNDSKQLFEENPILYLNSLEEIEQVLSLVELAKEDSEIEIDSSRESQEIDLFSYLEEENENENEKEKDKETETLISDIEETDVPVKDFVFPDDLEDFYPKTNREKIETNIAAIELVKRLEKDGRQANPEEQELLAKYVGWGGLANEFFDELNPKYEAERLTLRSLVSKSEYSTMKQSSLTAYYTDPMIIRQIWQKLLDDGFEGGRILDPSMGTGNFFAAMPRSIRERSELYGVELDSVTGAIAKQLHPNTHIEVRGFEEVPYQNNSFDLVLTNVPFGNFRIADKNYDKPYMIHDYFVKHSLDLVRDGGQVSIISSIGTMDKRTDNVLQEIKSNTHFLGGVRLPDTAFKKIAGTRVTTDLLFFQKDLAKNLNEDELVFSGSIPFEEDKRVWINPYFDGKYNTQVLGEYEVRNFNGGTLNVKGVSETLATDIMEALENVEAPKQIDNSLKAPVFIQEEVDNSIPSRIREDLALYSFGYEGNQIYYRDTHGIRKSSKVDEISYYVDEKGDFKAWDSSLSEHKIDRFVQLHLTDEEALDVYKSEEASKRGKYKGLFKKTVFYESPLSDKDISRIKGMVDLRETYQSLIEIQRHQDYSRTDFQVLLSKLNRDYDRFVSQFGYLNASVNRNLFDSDDKYSLLASLEDEYIDSKDQKVKYKKSLAFEKALVRPERVIARVSTALDALNSSLSDGRGVDLDYMVSIYPEHSQAAILDELGDQILIDPESYLRGERKYLSKNQFLSGDILNKIEVVQLLVEENNQECDWSHALDLLESVRPPRIHLADIEFKIGSRWIPQSVYGKFAFECFTNREFELSSPDVEQVIEVNPVDGQVHLRTSFAYRYPSAKDSSLGVSGSRYDTGRKIFENLLNSNQPTITMTVTEGEKKKTITDLEKTSVLRAKEQHLQELFQDFVSRYPEVQQVIEESYNRLYNRTVSREYDGSHLVIDGLAQNISLRPHQENAIQRIVEEKRALLAHEVGSGKTLTMLGAGFKLKELGMVHKPLYVVPSSLSAQFGQEIMKFFPTKKVFVTTKKDFVKARRKQFVSRIITGDYDAIVIGDSQFEKIPVSKERQMNYIEDKLNELREIKTHSENKYTVKEAEQSISGLEKQLEELQRFNRDSFIDFENLGIDFLFVDEAHHFKNIRPITGLGNVAGITNTTSKKNVDMEMKVRQIQEEHDFKNIVFATGTPVSNSISELYTMMNYIQPDILKRYQVDYFDSWVGAFGEIQNSMELAPTGDKYQPKKRFKKFVNLPELMKIYKETADIQTQDMLDLPVPEAHIIPIESELTENQKLYLEELVMRSDMVKCGTVDPSQDNMLKITGEARKLAIDMRLLDSSYSLADNHKLLQVVDNVERIYREGMENKATQMIFSDIGTPKKKDNGFDVYSEIKALLVDRGIPSKEIAFVHDANSDEKKNSLSRKVNAGEVRILLASTEKGGTGLNVQSKMKAVHHLDVPWRPSDIQQRNGRIIRQGNENKEVDIYHYITKGSFDNYLWATQENKLRYIKQIMTSKEPIRAAEDIDEQTMTASDFKALATGNPYLKYKMELENDLTLLENQRRAFQRSKDHYRHTISYCEENMPILEKRLSKYEGDIQQSEMSKDQAFSMTVGKQAFEQRAEAGESLHRLIRHNQADSKEFRTLASYRGFDIKMLSLPTNQPLPETFSVKIVGENQYSVSLDLYSPLGTIQRLQHTIDHIKEDQVKTQNLLDELQDKLTTAKVEIEKNFPKEEDYQTKKAEYDVLSPLIETETDLDIIDQALRQFHEKGKERQEQLSFELD, encoded by the coding sequence ATGGAAGTAATACAATTATTGGCTATGTTTCGTGGAACAATTCCAAAAGATAGGGAGAAAATGGACCTATTTCTTCGTTATCAAGCGCAACATTTTGATGAGAAATGGCAGGATTTGGTAGAGAGTTTTTTGGCTGAAGAGGGCAAGATAGAAGAGATTCCTCACGTCTATTCTTTTGATCAAGATATTGTTTCTTTCCTAGAGGCCAGTTCTGAAAATCATGACCAAGATTTAGAAAGTTATACAAGAAATTTTGGACAAGCAGGTCTAAGTAAATTATCTCAATTAAGTAGTTGGGAGAAAAACTTGGTGCTAGAAGTCGCAACCTATAACCTTTCCACTCGATTTTACATCCAATCTGAAAAAGAGAAGTTAGAACCATTAAGTGAGCTTGTATTTCATCAGAATCAGGATGTCAATTTAGTCAATGTCTATCGGGTTGCGAATAATCTATCTGACCGTGTTAGTAGAGATATAGAGGAATTTCTGCTAATGGTTGATTCCAAAGAGCTTAAAAAAGAAGTTCTTGAGATTCATTTTGAAGAAAAAGAGGGAGCTGTTCTAGCCTATTTGGGTTCTGAATTAATGGCTACTTTAGATACCGTGACGGATCTTGTCCATCATGAAGAAAACTACACACAACTCCCACTGACACAAAAGCTGAAGATTATTACTCATTTTGATGAAGTAAAGGCTATAAGAGAAAAGTCTAAGCAAGTAGAGGAAGTGGTCTTACCTTTAGATAATATTGACCAGGTAGAAGAAAATGTGGAAGTTCATTCCCTATCTAAAGTAGATAAAATTGTAGAAGAAGCTTTGAGGGAATATCCAATCAGTTCACAAGTAAGTTATAAAGGTCAAGTATTTCAGTTGGTTTCGATTGAAAATGCCCAGTTAAATGACTTAGTTCGCCTAGAGCTATTCAATGATTCCAAGCAGTTATTTGAAGAAAATCCTATCTTATACTTGAACAGTTTGGAAGAGATTGAACAAGTATTGTCTCTCGTAGAACTTGCAAAAGAAGATTCAGAGATTGAGATTGATTCATCAAGAGAAAGTCAGGAAATAGATTTGTTTTCCTATCTGGAAGAAGAAAATGAAAATGAAAATGAAAAGGAAAAAGATAAGGAAACAGAAACGCTTATTTCAGATATAGAAGAGACGGATGTCCCCGTTAAAGATTTTGTTTTTCCAGATGATTTAGAGGACTTTTACCCTAAGACAAATCGAGAAAAAATTGAAACGAATATCGCCGCAATTGAACTTGTTAAAAGATTAGAAAAAGATGGACGACAAGCGAATCCAGAAGAACAAGAGCTACTAGCCAAGTATGTCGGCTGGGGCGGTCTTGCCAATGAATTTTTTGATGAACTCAATCCAAAGTATGAAGCAGAACGTTTAACTCTTAGGAGCTTAGTAAGTAAGTCAGAATACTCCACCATGAAACAAAGTTCCCTCACAGCCTATTATACAGACCCAATGATTATTCGCCAGATTTGGCAAAAATTACTGGATGATGGTTTTGAGGGAGGAAGGATACTAGATCCTTCTATGGGGACTGGGAACTTCTTTGCGGCGATGCCTAGAAGTATACGAGAGAGGTCAGAACTCTATGGAGTTGAATTAGACAGCGTGACAGGCGCAATCGCAAAACAACTCCACCCCAATACCCATATTGAAGTGAGAGGATTTGAAGAAGTTCCCTATCAAAATAATAGTTTTGATTTAGTCTTAACGAATGTTCCGTTTGGAAATTTTCGGATTGCAGATAAAAACTATGATAAACCTTATATGATTCATGATTACTTTGTCAAACACTCACTTGATTTAGTAAGAGATGGAGGACAAGTGTCTATTATCTCATCTATCGGGACAATGGATAAGCGGACAGATAATGTCTTACAAGAAATTAAATCCAACACTCATTTTTTAGGGGGAGTTCGGTTGCCAGATACGGCTTTTAAAAAGATTGCAGGTACTCGAGTGACCACAGACCTCCTCTTCTTTCAAAAGGATCTAGCAAAGAATCTTAATGAAGATGAGCTTGTCTTTAGTGGCTCTATTCCCTTTGAAGAGGATAAGCGTGTCTGGATTAATCCATATTTTGATGGGAAATACAATACACAAGTTTTGGGTGAATATGAGGTACGTAATTTTAATGGAGGAACTCTCAATGTTAAGGGGGTATCAGAAACATTAGCTACTGACATAATGGAAGCTTTAGAGAATGTGGAAGCACCTAAACAAATTGACAATTCTTTGAAAGCACCTGTTTTTATCCAAGAAGAAGTGGATAATTCTATCCCAAGTCGTATACGTGAGGACTTAGCGCTCTATTCTTTTGGATATGAGGGAAATCAAATTTATTATCGAGATACGCATGGTATTCGGAAAAGTTCAAAAGTAGACGAAATTAGTTATTATGTAGACGAGAAGGGAGATTTTAAAGCCTGGGACAGTTCTTTGTCTGAACATAAAATAGACCGATTCGTGCAACTTCATTTGACAGATGAGGAAGCACTAGATGTTTACAAGTCAGAAGAAGCGAGTAAAAGAGGGAAATATAAGGGACTGTTCAAAAAAACTGTCTTTTATGAAAGTCCCTTATCGGATAAGGATATTAGTCGTATTAAGGGCATGGTTGATTTGAGAGAGACCTATCAATCCTTAATTGAAATTCAACGTCATCAAGATTATAGTCGGACAGATTTTCAGGTATTACTTAGTAAACTCAATCGTGACTATGACCGCTTTGTAAGTCAATTTGGATACTTGAATGCCTCAGTTAATCGGAACTTATTTGATAGTGACGATAAGTATTCTTTACTAGCAAGTTTAGAAGATGAATACATTGATTCTAAAGATCAGAAAGTAAAATATAAAAAATCTTTAGCCTTTGAGAAAGCATTGGTTAGACCAGAGAGAGTGATTGCAAGAGTTTCAACGGCTTTAGATGCCTTAAACTCCAGTTTATCGGATGGTAGAGGGGTTGATTTAGACTATATGGTATCAATTTATCCCGAACATAGCCAAGCTGCTATTTTAGATGAGTTAGGTGACCAGATTTTAATAGATCCAGAAAGCTATTTAAGAGGGGAAAGAAAATATCTTTCTAAGAACCAGTTTTTGTCAGGAGATATTCTCAACAAGATAGAAGTAGTTCAACTATTAGTGGAGGAAAACAATCAAGAATGTGACTGGTCTCATGCTTTAGATTTGTTAGAATCTGTTCGTCCTCCACGGATTCATCTGGCAGATATTGAGTTTAAAATAGGGTCACGTTGGATTCCTCAATCCGTTTATGGTAAATTTGCCTTTGAATGTTTTACCAATCGTGAATTTGAATTGTCTTCGCCTGATGTTGAACAAGTCATTGAAGTGAATCCTGTCGATGGCCAGGTTCATTTAAGGACATCATTTGCTTATCGCTATCCAAGTGCCAAAGATAGTAGTCTTGGAGTCAGTGGGTCACGTTATGATACAGGAAGAAAGATTTTTGAGAATTTACTAAATTCAAACCAACCGACGATTACTATGACTGTTACGGAAGGAGAAAAGAAAAAGACTATCACAGATTTGGAAAAAACCTCTGTTCTAAGAGCAAAAGAGCAGCATTTACAAGAGCTCTTTCAAGACTTTGTCTCACGGTATCCAGAAGTCCAACAAGTCATTGAGGAAAGCTACAATCGTCTTTATAATCGAACAGTTAGTCGAGAGTATGACGGTAGCCATCTAGTCATTGATGGCTTGGCACAAAACATCAGTCTTCGTCCTCATCAAGAGAATGCCATTCAAAGAATCGTAGAAGAAAAAAGAGCATTGTTAGCTCATGAGGTAGGTTCAGGAAAGACCTTGACTATGCTTGGTGCTGGGTTTAAATTAAAGGAGTTGGGGATGGTTCATAAGCCATTGTATGTGGTGCCCTCTAGTTTGTCTGCTCAATTTGGCCAAGAAATCATGAAATTTTTCCCTACTAAAAAAGTCTTTGTGACCACTAAGAAAGATTTTGTGAAGGCGAGAAGAAAACAATTTGTATCACGTATTATTACAGGAGATTACGATGCTATTGTCATTGGGGATTCTCAATTTGAAAAAATCCCTGTCAGTAAGGAAAGACAGATGAACTATATAGAGGATAAACTCAATGAACTACGAGAGATTAAAACACATTCTGAAAATAAGTATACCGTTAAAGAAGCAGAACAATCAATAAGTGGTCTAGAGAAACAATTGGAAGAACTCCAACGTTTCAATCGTGATAGTTTTATTGATTTTGAGAACTTAGGAATTGATTTTCTCTTTGTGGATGAAGCACATCACTTTAAAAATATTCGTCCAATTACTGGACTTGGGAATGTAGCAGGTATTACCAATACAACCTCTAAGAAGAACGTGGATATGGAGATGAAGGTTCGACAGATTCAGGAAGAACATGATTTTAAAAATATTGTCTTTGCGACAGGGACACCTGTTTCCAATTCTATTAGTGAGTTGTATACTATGATGAACTATATTCAACCAGATATCTTAAAACGCTATCAAGTTGATTATTTTGACTCTTGGGTAGGTGCTTTTGGAGAAATTCAAAATTCTATGGAATTAGCTCCTACAGGGGATAAGTACCAACCTAAGAAACGATTTAAAAAGTTTGTCAATCTACCTGAGTTGATGAAAATCTATAAAGAAACAGCCGACATTCAAACACAAGATATGTTGGATTTACCTGTTCCAGAAGCTCATATTATCCCTATTGAGAGTGAGTTAACTGAAAACCAGAAACTCTATTTAGAAGAATTAGTTATGAGGTCAGATATGGTCAAATGTGGAACAGTTGATCCGAGCCAGGATAACATGTTAAAAATTACGGGTGAGGCACGAAAACTAGCTATTGATATGCGTTTATTGGACTCTAGTTATAGTCTAGCAGACAATCATAAACTGCTTCAGGTAGTGGATAATGTTGAAAGAATTTATCGTGAGGGAATGGAAAATAAGGCTACTCAGATGATTTTTTCAGATATTGGAACACCTAAGAAAAAGGATAATGGCTTTGATGTCTATTCTGAAATAAAGGCTTTATTAGTTGATAGAGGAATCCCTAGTAAGGAAATTGCCTTTGTACATGATGCCAATAGTGATGAAAAGAAGAATAGTTTGTCTCGAAAGGTCAATGCAGGAGAAGTGCGGATTCTCCTTGCCTCAACTGAAAAAGGAGGAACAGGTTTAAATGTTCAGAGCAAGATGAAAGCAGTTCATCACCTGGATGTCCCCTGGAGACCAAGTGACATTCAGCAACGCAATGGACGGATTATCCGACAAGGAAATGAAAATAAGGAAGTGGATATTTACCACTACATTACCAAAGGTTCGTTTGATAATTATCTATGGGCAACTCAGGAGAACAAACTCCGTTATATTAAGCAGATTATGACTTCTAAGGAGCCAATTCGTGCTGCAGAAGATATTGATGAGCAGACCATGACAGCTTCTGATTTTAAGGCACTAGCAACAGGTAATCCTTATCTTAAATATAAGATGGAACTAGAGAATGATTTGACCCTATTAGAAAATCAAAGACGTGCCTTTCAACGCAGCAAGGATCACTATCGTCATACAATCTCTTACTGTGAAGAAAATATGCCCATTCTTGAGAAACGATTAAGCAAGTATGAAGGCGACATTCAACAGTCTGAAATGTCGAAAGACCAGGCATTTTCTATGACAGTAGGCAAGCAAGCTTTTGAGCAACGAGCTGAAGCAGGTGAATCCCTACACCGTCTTATCCGTCATAATCAAGCTGACAGCAAAGAATTCCGAACCCTAGCAAGCTATCGAGGATTTGACATTAAAATGCTTAGTCTTCCAACAAATCAACCTCTTCCTGAAACCTTCTCTGTTAAGATTGTGGGAGAAAATCAGTATTCTGTCAGTTTAGATTTGTATTCTCCTTTGGGGACAATTCAAAGACTTCAGCATACGATTGATCACATTAAGGAGGACCAAGTGAAAACTCAGAACTTATTGGATGAATTACAGGATAAATTGACTACTGCTAAAGTTGAAATTGAGAAAAATTTTCCAAAGGAAGAGGATTATCAAACTAAAAAGGCCGAATACGATGTACTCTCGCCATTGATTGAAACAGAAACGGATTTAGATATTATTGATCAGGCCTTAAGACAATTCCACGAAAAAGGAAAAGAAAGGCAAGAACAACTTTCTTTTGAATTAGATTAA
- a CDS encoding DUF5962 family protein — translation MMEDTYYQLEEALVQGFQTPEEYQAYKELKEHYEEVTGDYSFSKRELTSQLEIALQNHRGVDFEEYEKEEYLDLVQKLEEFDSSLATHYRQLID, via the coding sequence ATGATGGAAGATACCTATTATCAATTAGAAGAGGCCTTGGTACAGGGATTTCAAACGCCTGAAGAATACCAAGCCTACAAGGAGCTAAAGGAACATTATGAGGAAGTTACTGGGGATTACAGTTTTTCTAAACGAGAACTCACTAGTCAATTGGAAATAGCTCTTCAAAATCATCGAGGTGTGGACTTTGAAGAATATGAAAAAGAGGAGTATTTGGACTTAGTTCAAAAATTAGAAGAGTTTGATTCCTCTCTTGCCACCCATTATCGTCAATTGATTGACTAG
- a CDS encoding DUF5966 family protein has translation MNDLLLIPVIFLAVGGILILLWRLFLIASGLFLIGFISFLIFVEVYGIYLFFTEPSLYFDDIRQHGLTSFTAVYLFINLMLVLGFSWHFINSINKEKI, from the coding sequence ATGAATGATTTACTCCTTATCCCAGTAATTTTTTTAGCAGTAGGAGGAATTCTCATTCTTTTATGGAGACTCTTTCTTATTGCCAGTGGACTTTTCCTTATTGGTTTTATTAGTTTTCTTATTTTCGTGGAGGTCTATGGAATTTATTTGTTCTTTACTGAACCTAGTTTATATTTTGATGATATCAGACAACATGGTTTAACTAGTTTTACGGCTGTGTACCTTTTCATCAATCTGATGTTGGTTCTAGGATTCAGTTGGCACTTCATTAACTCCATAAATAAGGAAAAAATATGA
- a CDS encoding toprim domain-containing protein encodes MNIEECKQISILDVANRLGISFKQVSSRVYEHPEHDSFRIFSTTNTFKWFSRDIQGDVIDFVRLVKGISFKEALAFLSEEPFQKEAVQEKRERPFYYPLKRVEDSNCSLARYYLTKCRGISEEIIEKMIQQGLIAQASWKTNETVEPVIVFKSFDHRHKLKAASIQGIYKNHSLPRERLKTILKGSHGHVGISFDIGKPNRLVFCESFIDLMSYYELHQQSLSDVRLVSMEGLKRSVVAYQTLRLIAEENQKLEFLDTVIPSKLLPLFNTIRDTTSYFDNHSDLLTLAVDCDDAGKDFSDKLSKSGFPVLLDLPDNEYGKEKRDWNDILREKKSDLQLMFENAKETLRNQPVRQTSQCLEL; translated from the coding sequence ATGAATATAGAGGAATGTAAGCAAATTTCAATTCTTGATGTAGCCAATCGTTTAGGTATTTCCTTTAAACAAGTTTCTAGCCGTGTCTATGAACATCCTGAACACGATTCATTCCGAATTTTTTCAACTACCAATACTTTTAAATGGTTTTCAAGAGATATTCAAGGTGATGTTATTGATTTTGTTCGACTTGTTAAGGGAATTTCCTTTAAAGAAGCTCTAGCTTTTCTTTCTGAAGAACCTTTTCAAAAAGAAGCTGTTCAAGAAAAAAGAGAGAGACCATTTTATTATCCTTTAAAGAGAGTAGAAGATTCTAACTGCAGTCTGGCCAGATATTACTTAACAAAATGTAGAGGAATCTCAGAAGAAATCATAGAAAAGATGATTCAACAAGGTTTGATAGCACAAGCTAGTTGGAAAACAAATGAAACTGTTGAACCTGTTATTGTTTTTAAAAGCTTTGATCATCGTCACAAACTGAAGGCAGCAAGTATACAAGGGATTTATAAGAATCACTCTCTTCCTAGAGAGAGGTTAAAAACGATTCTAAAAGGAAGCCATGGACATGTTGGAATATCCTTTGATATTGGTAAACCAAATAGACTGGTCTTTTGTGAATCGTTTATCGACTTGATGAGCTATTACGAACTTCATCAACAAAGCCTATCAGATGTTCGTTTGGTATCTATGGAGGGATTAAAAAGGTCTGTTGTTGCTTATCAAACTTTACGACTGATAGCTGAAGAAAATCAGAAGTTGGAATTTTTAGATACAGTAATACCTTCAAAGTTATTGCCTTTGTTCAATACAATTCGTGATACCACCAGCTATTTTGATAATCATTCTGATTTATTGACACTGGCAGTAGATTGTGATGATGCAGGTAAAGATTTTTCTGATAAGTTATCTAAATCAGGATTTCCTGTTTTACTGGATTTACCTGATAATGAATATGGGAAAGAAAAAAGAGACTGGAACGATATTCTTCGAGAAAAGAAATCAGATTTACAATTGATGTTCGAGAATGCAAAAGAGACATTGAGGAATCAACCAGTAAGACAAACCTCTCAATGTTTAGAATTGTGA
- a CDS encoding DUF5965 family protein, producing MTIIERLEEKVTRQESKVARETEKLAAYKEQLETAMFATFKRRQSISHMSFEEALDHAFGKERQFDDSEFRKDEMSE from the coding sequence ATGACCATTATTGAACGCTTAGAAGAAAAGGTCACTAGGCAAGAAAGTAAGGTAGCAAGAGAGACAGAAAAACTAGCTGCTTACAAAGAGCAACTGGAGACAGCGATGTTTGCGACGTTCAAAAGGCGTCAAAGCATCAGTCACATGAGTTTTGAAGAAGCTCTTGATCATGCCTTTGGTAAAGAAAGACAATTCGATGATTCTGAATTTAGAAAGGATGAAATGAGTGAATGA
- a CDS encoding DUF5945 family protein: MTKDWNFNQPLESKSENQEDPDKIAALFGNHQGGNDVNYEAAFQKRKQAPVTESNSSSKPKVTEVRTGKETDITTSYQQHLKRLIADNNSDIQSSQKKIEELHTLIDTKNKENKKLQSIYDAISELH; encoded by the coding sequence ATGACAAAAGATTGGAATTTTAATCAACCATTAGAAAGTAAATCAGAAAATCAAGAAGATCCAGATAAAATTGCGGCCTTATTTGGAAATCATCAAGGAGGTAATGATGTAAATTATGAAGCAGCTTTTCAAAAGCGCAAACAAGCACCTGTGACGGAATCAAATTCTAGTTCTAAACCCAAAGTTACAGAGGTTAGAACAGGAAAAGAGACAGATATCACTACAAGTTATCAGCAACATCTTAAAAGACTTATTGCGGATAACAATAGCGATATTCAAAGTAGTCAAAAGAAAATTGAAGAGCTACATACGTTGATTGACACAAAGAATAAAGAAAATAAGAAATTGCAGTCCATTTATGATGCGATTTCCGAATTACACTAA
- a CDS encoding DUF3990 domain-containing protein has translation MELTTKQEKQLGQTQWFHATLLRHLESLKKGIDVKFNLGSELDFGPGFYITPDFEQARKFINKQVEVLNRSTSNNNIFDSEEEVGIIVEFRISNFIEIFKNPDYHCHYFAKHKKSESDLDFAEFVVQNRENPDELQHHFDFIYGVQTDDNPTQALARFRQNEITKEEMLAEFRKPYSFKQLSIHNQSFCDIMKIEKVYQSKTGEELQKWQ, from the coding sequence TTGGAGTTGACTACCAAGCAGGAAAAGCAACTAGGTCAGACGCAGTGGTTTCATGCTACATTATTGAGACATTTAGAATCCTTAAAAAAAGGAATCGATGTTAAATTTAATTTAGGAAGTGAGCTAGACTTTGGACCTGGTTTCTATATCACACCTGACTTTGAACAAGCTAGAAAATTTATTAACAAGCAAGTTGAAGTATTAAATCGAAGCACTTCTAATAATAATATTTTTGACTCAGAAGAAGAAGTAGGAATTATAGTAGAATTTCGTATTTCAAATTTTATAGAAATTTTTAAGAACCCTGACTATCATTGTCACTATTTTGCAAAACATAAAAAGTCAGAGTCAGATTTAGATTTTGCGGAATTTGTCGTTCAAAATCGGGAAAATCCAGATGAATTACAACACCATTTTGATTTTATCTATGGTGTTCAGACTGATGACAATCCAACCCAAGCTTTAGCTCGTTTTCGTCAGAATGAAATTACAAAAGAAGAAATGCTTGCTGAGTTTAGAAAACCCTATTCTTTTAAACAATTATCCATTCACAACCAATCTTTTTGTGATATAATGAAAATAGAGAAAGTTTATCAATCAAAGACAGGAGAGGAGTTACAAAAATGGCAGTAG
- the pezA gene encoding type II toxin-antitoxin system antitoxin PezA: protein MIGKNIKSLRKTHDLTQPEFARIVGISRNSLSRYENGTSSVSTELIDIICQKFNVSYVDIVGEDKMLNPVEDYELTLKIEIVKERGANLLSRLYRYQDSQGISIDDESNPWILMSDDLSDLIHTNIYLVETFDEIERYSGYLDGIERMLEISEKRMVA, encoded by the coding sequence ATGATTGGAAAGAACATAAAATCCTTACGTAAAACACATGACTTAACACAACCCGAATTTGCACGGATTGTAGGTATTTCACGAAATAGTCTGAGTCGTTATGAAAATGGAACGAGTTCAGTCTCTACCGAATTAATAGACATCATTTGTCAGAAGTTTAATGTATCTTATGTCGATATTGTAGGAGAAGATAAAATGCTGAATCCTGTTGAAGACTATGAATTGACTTTAAAAATTGAAATTGTGAAAGAAAGAGGTGCTAATCTTTTATCTCGACTCTATCGTTATCAAGATAGTCAGGGAATTAGCATTGATGATGAATCTAATCCTTGGATTTTAATGAGTGATGATCTATCTGACTTGATTCATACGAATATCTATTTAGTAGAAACTTTTGATGAAATAGAGAGATATAGCGGCTATTTGGATGGAATTGAACGTATGTTAGAGATATCTGAAAAACGGATGGTAGCCTAG
- the pezT gene encoding type II toxin-antitoxin system toxin PezT, whose amino-acid sequence MEIQDYTDSEFKHALARNLRSLTRGKKSSKQPIAILLGGQSGAGKTTIHRIKQKEFQGNIVIIDGDSFRSQHPHYLELQQEYGKDSVEYTKYFAGKMVESLVRELSHLGYNLLIEGTLRTIDVPKKTAQLLKSRGYEIQLALIATKPKLSYLSTLIRYEELYAINPNQARATPKEHHDFIVNHLVDNTRQLEELAIFERIQIYQRDRGCVYDSREDKISAADILQELLFGEWSQVEKEMLKSGEERFKDLTN is encoded by the coding sequence GTGGAAATCCAAGATTATACTGACAGTGAATTCAAACATGCTCTAGCACGGAATCTTCGTTCACTGACAAGAGGAAAAAAGTCCAGTAAGCAACCTATAGCGATTTTGCTCGGAGGGCAAAGTGGTGCCGGTAAGACTACAATTCATCGAATTAAACAGAAAGAATTTCAAGGAAATATTGTTATCATAGATGGAGATAGTTTTCGTTCTCAGCATCCACACTATTTAGAACTTCAGCAAGAATATGGCAAAGACAGTGTTGAATACACCAAATATTTTGCAGGTAAAATGGTAGAGTCTTTAGTAAGAGAATTGAGTCATTTGGGATACAATCTTTTGATAGAGGGAACTTTACGAACTATTGATGTTCCAAAGAAAACAGCACAACTCTTGAAAAGTAGGGGATATGAAATACAATTAGCCTTGATTGCGACAAAGCCTAAGCTGTCCTATCTGAGCACCCTTATCCGATACGAAGAACTGTACGCTATTAACCCAAATCAAGCACGCGCAACTCCAAAAGAACATCATGATTTCATTGTAAATCATCTAGTTGATAATACACGACAATTGGAAGAACTAGCTATCTTTGAAAGAATTCAAATTTACCAACGAGATAGAGGTTGTGTATATGATTCAAGAGAAGATAAAATTTCAGCAGCAGATATTCTTCAAGAGTTACTGTTTGGGGAGTGGAGTCAGGTAGAGAAAGAGATGCTTAAATCTGGAGAAGAAAGATTTAAAGATTTAACTAATTGA